From the Lolium rigidum isolate FL_2022 chromosome 2, APGP_CSIRO_Lrig_0.1, whole genome shotgun sequence genome, one window contains:
- the LOC124691246 gene encoding tyrosine-sulfated glycopeptide receptor 1-like isoform X1: protein MHTLHFSNRTDSKILQIPSLGVALVLLICLASPASSCTAQEKGSLLQFLAELSRDGGLAASWRNGTDCCKWEGITCDRDKMVTDVLLASKGLKGHISPSLGILSRLQHLDLSHNSLSGGLPLELVLSSSITILDVSFNQLNGTLDEMPSSTPARPLQVLNISSNLLTGPFTSSIWKAMENLVALNTSNNSFTGQIPSQLCNTSPSITLLDLCFNKFSGNIPPGLGDCSRLRELRAGYNNLSGTLPDELFNATSLEYLSFPNNHLHGILADTHIFNLRNLETLDLGGNKFSGEIPDSIGQLEELKEFHLNNNEMTGKLPSALGKCTNLITIDLKSNNFSGELTKVNFSNLPNLRTLDLYFNQFNGTVPESIYSCSNLTALRLANNNFAGQLSPNRCRNLTTLIIAYNFRGEIMPEDDNIDGFENLQFLSIGGCQLFGQIPLWISKLASLEVLVLSGNQLNGLIPSWIKTLTKLFYLDISNNNLTGGIPTALMDMPMLKSENTEAHLDQRVFELPVYAGPSLQYRVPIALRNVLDISQNKFTGEIPSEIGQLKALLALNFSFNQLTGEIPQSICNLTRLQVLDLSSNDLTGAIPAALNSLHFLSAFNISHNDLEGPIPSGGQFNTFSNSSYDDNPKLCSSIVAQKCLSSSPPPSSTNHRDKKTVLAIAFGVFFGGIAILLLVGRILVSVRMRSFTAKNRRENNKDAESTSFYSSSEQTLVMMRMPRGKGDESKLKFTDILKATNNFDKENVIGCGGYGLVYKAELADGSKLAIKKLNSEMCLMEREFSAEVDALSMAQHENLVPLWGYCIQGNSRFLIYSYMENGSLDDWLHNSYDDASSFLDWPTRLKIAQGASLGLSYIHDVCNPQIVHRDIKSSNILLDKEFKAYVADFGLARLILPNQTHVSTELAGTMGYIPPEYGQSWVATLRGDMYSFGVVLLELLTGMRPVPILSTSKELVPWVLEMKSEGKQVEVLDPALRGTGCEEQMLKVLEAACKCVNHNQFMRPTIMEVVSCLDSIDADLQM from the exons ATGCATACACTCCATTTTTCCAACAGGACAGACAGCAAGATATTGCAAATACCTTCCCTTGGTGTTGCTCTTGTGCTGCTGATCTGCTTGGCCTCTCCTGCCAGTTCCTGCACGGCGCAGGAGAAGGGCTCCcttctccagttcctcgctgagCTCTCACGAGATGGTGGCCTCGCCGCCTCATGGCGGAATGGCACGGATTGCTGCAAGTGGGAAGGGATCACTTGCGACAGAGATAAGATGGTCACTGATGTCTTGCTGGCTTCGAAGGGACTCAAGGGGCACATCTCACCGTCTCTTGGGATCCTCAGCAGGCTGCAACACCTTGACCTCTCTCACAACTCGCTGTCAGGTGGTCTGCCTCTGGAATTGGTTTTGTCCAGCAGCATCACCATTCTTGATGTCAGCTTCAACCAGCTTAACGGAACGCTCGATGAGATGCCATCTTCAACCCCTGCTCGGCCTCTGCAGGTACTGAATATCTCAAGCAACTTACTTACAGGACCGTTTACATCCAGCATATGGAAAGCAATGGAGAATCTGGTTGCACTAAATACCAGCAATAACAGCTTTACTGGGCAGATACCAAGTCAATTGTGCAACACCTCACCATCCATCACTTTGCTTGATCTGTGTTTCAACAAATTCAGTGGCAATATACCCCCAGGACTTGGTGATTGCTCCAGGCTGAGAGAGCTCAGAGCCGGCTACAACAACCTCAGTGGAACACTCCCAGATGAACTCTTCAATGCTACCTCATTGGAATACCTTTCTTTTCCCAACAATCATTTACATGGAATTCTTGCTGATACACACATATTCAACCTCAGAAATCTCGAAACCCTTGATCTTGGAGGGAACAAATTCAGTGGAGAGATTCCGGATTCTATCGGCCAGCTTGAGGAACTGAAGGAGTTCCATTTGAACAACAACGAAATGACAGGGAAGCTTCCATCAGCTCTGGGCAAATGCACAAATCTGATAACGATAGACCTGAAGAGCAACAATTTTAGCGGAGAACTTACCAAAGTCAATTTCTCCAACTTGCCGAATCTACGAACTTTAGATCTTTACTTCAACCAATTCAATGGCACAGTTCCAGAAAGCATATACTCCTGCAGCAATCTGACCGCACTGCGGCTAGCAAACAATAACTTtgctgggcagctttcaccaaat AGGTGCAGGAACCTTACCACACTGATCATCGCTTACAACTTCAGAGGAGAGATCATGCCAGAGGATGACAATATTGACGGTTTTGAGAATCTTCAATTTTTGAGTATCGGAGGATGCCAATTGTTTGGACAAATTCCTCTTTGGATATCCAAGTTAGCAAGTTTAGAGGTATTAGTTTTATCTGGCAATCAACTCAATGGATTAATACCATCATGGATCAAAACCCTAACCAAACTCTTCTATCTGGACATATCAAACAACAACCTCACAGGGGGAATTCCAACAGCACTGATGGATATGCCAATGCTAAAGTCAGAGAATACTGAAGCCCATTTAGACCAAAGGGTTTTTGAACTACCTGTTTATGCAGGTCCATCACTTCAATATCGTGTACCTATTGCTTTGCGTAATGTGCTGGATATAAGCCAAAATAAATTCACTGGTGAGATCCCCTCCGAGATAGGCCAGTTGAAAGCCCTCCTTGCACTCAATTTCAGCTTCAATCAGCTCACAGGAGAAATCCCACAATCAATATGCAACCTCACAAGATTGCAGGTGCTAGATTTGTCTAGCAATGATCTCACAGGTGCAATCCCAGCTGCATTAAATAGTCTGCACTTCCTTTCAGCATTCAACATTTCTCACAATGACCTTGAAGGGCCTATTCCATCTGGAGGCCAGTTTAATACTTTTTCGAATTCTAGTTATGATGATAATCCAAAGCTCTGCAGCTCCATTGTAGCCCAAAAATGCCTTTCATCCTCACCACCTCCGTCCTCCACCAATCACCGAGATAAGAAGACTGTTCTTGCAATTGCATTTGGTGTGTTTTTTGGAGGCATTGCTATACTTTTGTTGGTTGGGCGCATCCTTGTCTCCGTCAGGATGAGGAGTTTTACAGCAAAAAACAGAAGGGAGAACAACAAAGATGCTGAATCAACTTCATTCTACTCCAGTTCAGAGCAAACATTAGTGATGATGCGGATGCCACGGGGCAAGGGAGACGAAAGCAAGCTTAAATTCACTGACATTTTGAAGGCTACAAATAATTTTGACAAGGAGAATGTCATCGGATGTGGAGGTTATGGATTAGTCTACAAGGCAGAGCTAGCTGATGGCTCCAAGCTGGCAATAAAGAAGCTCAATAGTGAAATGTGTCTGATGGAAAGGGAGTTCAGTGCAGAGGTTGACGCACTTTCCATGGCACAACATGAAAATCTTGTACCACTGTGGGGTTACTGCATCCAGGGAAACTCAAGGTTTCTCATATATTCCTACATGGAAAATGGCAGCCTGGATGATTGGCTTCACAACAGTTATGATGATGCTAGCTCGTTTCTTGACTGGCCGACTCGGCTCAAGATCGCACAGGGAGCAAGCCTAGGCCTGTCTTATATCCATGATGTCTGCAACCCTCAAATTGTTCACCGGGACATCAAATCCAGTAACATCCTACTGGACAAAGAATTTAAAGCATATGTTGCCGATTTTGGGCTAGCCAGATTGATCCTTCCCAACCAAACTCATGTTTCAACTGAACTGGCCGGCACAATGGGTTACATACCTCCCGAGTATGGACAATCATGGGTTGCTACATTGAGAGGCGATATGTACAGTTTCGGAGTAGTCCTACTTGAGCTTCTCACTGGGATGCGACCTGTTCCAATCCTATCCACATCAAAAGAGCTAGTCCCATGGGTGCTGGAGATGAAGTCTGAGGGAAAGCAAGTTGAGGTCCTTGATCCAGCACTTCGAGGTACAGGATGCGAAGAGCAAATGCTGAAGGTGCTTGAAGCCGCTTGCAAATGTGTCAACCATAACCAATTCATGAGGCCAACTATCATGGAAGTAGTCTCTTGCCTAGACAGTATAGACGCTGATCTGCAGATGTAA
- the LOC124691246 gene encoding tyrosine-sulfated glycopeptide receptor 1-like isoform X2, with translation MHTLHFSNRTDSKILQIPSLGVALVLLICLASPASSCTAQEKGSLLQFLAELSRDGGLAASWRNGTDCCKWEGITCDRDKMVTDVLLASKGLKGHISPSLGILSRLQHLDLSHNSLSGGLPLELVLSSSITILDVSFNQLNGTLDEMPSSTPARPLQIPSQLCNTSPSITLLDLCFNKFSGNIPPGLGDCSRLRELRAGYNNLSGTLPDELFNATSLEYLSFPNNHLHGILADTHIFNLRNLETLDLGGNKFSGEIPDSIGQLEELKEFHLNNNEMTGKLPSALGKCTNLITIDLKSNNFSGELTKVNFSNLPNLRTLDLYFNQFNGTVPESIYSCSNLTALRLANNNFAGQLSPNVSNLKYLAFMSLTKNYFQNITNTLHILQRCRNLTTLIIAYNFRGEIMPEDDNIDGFENLQFLSIGGCQLFGQIPLWISKLASLEVLVLSGNQLNGLIPSWIKTLTKLFYLDISNNNLTGGIPTALMDMPMLKSENTEAHLDQRVFELPVYAGPSLQYRVPIALRNVLDISQNKFTGEIPSEIGQLKALLALNFSFNQLTGEIPQSICNLTRLQVLDLSSNDLTGAIPAALNSLHFLSAFNISHNDLEGPIPSGGQFNTFSNSSYDDNPKLCSSIVAQKCLSSSPPPSSTNHRDKKTVLAIAFGVFFGGIAILLLVGRILVSVRMRSFTAKNRRENNKDAESTSFYSSSEQTLVMMRMPRGKGDESKLKFTDILKATNNFDKENVIGCGGYGLVYKAELADGSKLAIKKLNSEMCLMEREFSAEVDALSMAQHENLVPLWGYCIQGNSRFLIYSYMENGSLDDWLHNSYDDASSFLDWPTRLKIAQGASLGLSYIHDVCNPQIVHRDIKSSNILLDKEFKAYVADFGLARLILPNQTHVSTELAGTMGYIPPEYGQSWVATLRGDMYSFGVVLLELLTGMRPVPILSTSKELVPWVLEMKSEGKQVEVLDPALRGTGCEEQMLKVLEAACKCVNHNQFMRPTIMEVVSCLDSIDADLQM, from the exons ATGCATACACTCCATTTTTCCAACAGGACAGACAGCAAGATATTGCAAATACCTTCCCTTGGTGTTGCTCTTGTGCTGCTGATCTGCTTGGCCTCTCCTGCCAGTTCCTGCACGGCGCAGGAGAAGGGCTCCcttctccagttcctcgctgagCTCTCACGAGATGGTGGCCTCGCCGCCTCATGGCGGAATGGCACGGATTGCTGCAAGTGGGAAGGGATCACTTGCGACAGAGATAAGATGGTCACTGATGTCTTGCTGGCTTCGAAGGGACTCAAGGGGCACATCTCACCGTCTCTTGGGATCCTCAGCAGGCTGCAACACCTTGACCTCTCTCACAACTCGCTGTCAGGTGGTCTGCCTCTGGAATTGGTTTTGTCCAGCAGCATCACCATTCTTGATGTCAGCTTCAACCAGCTTAACGGAACGCTCGATGAGATGCCATCTTCAACCCCTGCTCGGCCTCTGCAG ATACCAAGTCAATTGTGCAACACCTCACCATCCATCACTTTGCTTGATCTGTGTTTCAACAAATTCAGTGGCAATATACCCCCAGGACTTGGTGATTGCTCCAGGCTGAGAGAGCTCAGAGCCGGCTACAACAACCTCAGTGGAACACTCCCAGATGAACTCTTCAATGCTACCTCATTGGAATACCTTTCTTTTCCCAACAATCATTTACATGGAATTCTTGCTGATACACACATATTCAACCTCAGAAATCTCGAAACCCTTGATCTTGGAGGGAACAAATTCAGTGGAGAGATTCCGGATTCTATCGGCCAGCTTGAGGAACTGAAGGAGTTCCATTTGAACAACAACGAAATGACAGGGAAGCTTCCATCAGCTCTGGGCAAATGCACAAATCTGATAACGATAGACCTGAAGAGCAACAATTTTAGCGGAGAACTTACCAAAGTCAATTTCTCCAACTTGCCGAATCTACGAACTTTAGATCTTTACTTCAACCAATTCAATGGCACAGTTCCAGAAAGCATATACTCCTGCAGCAATCTGACCGCACTGCGGCTAGCAAACAATAACTTtgctgggcagctttcaccaaatgTAAGCAATCTGAAGTACCTCGCCTTCATGTCACTTACAAAAAACTATTTTCAGAATATCACAAATACACTTCACATTCTTCAGAGGTGCAGGAACCTTACCACACTGATCATCGCTTACAACTTCAGAGGAGAGATCATGCCAGAGGATGACAATATTGACGGTTTTGAGAATCTTCAATTTTTGAGTATCGGAGGATGCCAATTGTTTGGACAAATTCCTCTTTGGATATCCAAGTTAGCAAGTTTAGAGGTATTAGTTTTATCTGGCAATCAACTCAATGGATTAATACCATCATGGATCAAAACCCTAACCAAACTCTTCTATCTGGACATATCAAACAACAACCTCACAGGGGGAATTCCAACAGCACTGATGGATATGCCAATGCTAAAGTCAGAGAATACTGAAGCCCATTTAGACCAAAGGGTTTTTGAACTACCTGTTTATGCAGGTCCATCACTTCAATATCGTGTACCTATTGCTTTGCGTAATGTGCTGGATATAAGCCAAAATAAATTCACTGGTGAGATCCCCTCCGAGATAGGCCAGTTGAAAGCCCTCCTTGCACTCAATTTCAGCTTCAATCAGCTCACAGGAGAAATCCCACAATCAATATGCAACCTCACAAGATTGCAGGTGCTAGATTTGTCTAGCAATGATCTCACAGGTGCAATCCCAGCTGCATTAAATAGTCTGCACTTCCTTTCAGCATTCAACATTTCTCACAATGACCTTGAAGGGCCTATTCCATCTGGAGGCCAGTTTAATACTTTTTCGAATTCTAGTTATGATGATAATCCAAAGCTCTGCAGCTCCATTGTAGCCCAAAAATGCCTTTCATCCTCACCACCTCCGTCCTCCACCAATCACCGAGATAAGAAGACTGTTCTTGCAATTGCATTTGGTGTGTTTTTTGGAGGCATTGCTATACTTTTGTTGGTTGGGCGCATCCTTGTCTCCGTCAGGATGAGGAGTTTTACAGCAAAAAACAGAAGGGAGAACAACAAAGATGCTGAATCAACTTCATTCTACTCCAGTTCAGAGCAAACATTAGTGATGATGCGGATGCCACGGGGCAAGGGAGACGAAAGCAAGCTTAAATTCACTGACATTTTGAAGGCTACAAATAATTTTGACAAGGAGAATGTCATCGGATGTGGAGGTTATGGATTAGTCTACAAGGCAGAGCTAGCTGATGGCTCCAAGCTGGCAATAAAGAAGCTCAATAGTGAAATGTGTCTGATGGAAAGGGAGTTCAGTGCAGAGGTTGACGCACTTTCCATGGCACAACATGAAAATCTTGTACCACTGTGGGGTTACTGCATCCAGGGAAACTCAAGGTTTCTCATATATTCCTACATGGAAAATGGCAGCCTGGATGATTGGCTTCACAACAGTTATGATGATGCTAGCTCGTTTCTTGACTGGCCGACTCGGCTCAAGATCGCACAGGGAGCAAGCCTAGGCCTGTCTTATATCCATGATGTCTGCAACCCTCAAATTGTTCACCGGGACATCAAATCCAGTAACATCCTACTGGACAAAGAATTTAAAGCATATGTTGCCGATTTTGGGCTAGCCAGATTGATCCTTCCCAACCAAACTCATGTTTCAACTGAACTGGCCGGCACAATGGGTTACATACCTCCCGAGTATGGACAATCATGGGTTGCTACATTGAGAGGCGATATGTACAGTTTCGGAGTAGTCCTACTTGAGCTTCTCACTGGGATGCGACCTGTTCCAATCCTATCCACATCAAAAGAGCTAGTCCCATGGGTGCTGGAGATGAAGTCTGAGGGAAAGCAAGTTGAGGTCCTTGATCCAGCACTTCGAGGTACAGGATGCGAAGAGCAAATGCTGAAGGTGCTTGAAGCCGCTTGCAAATGTGTCAACCATAACCAATTCATGAGGCCAACTATCATGGAAGTAGTCTCTTGCCTAGACAGTATAGACGCTGATCTGCAGATGTAA
- the LOC124691246 gene encoding tyrosine-sulfated glycopeptide receptor 1-like isoform X3, with product MSASTSLTERSMRCHLQPLLGLCSGNIPPGLGDCSRLRELRAGYNNLSGTLPDELFNATSLEYLSFPNNHLHGILADTHIFNLRNLETLDLGGNKFSGEIPDSIGQLEELKEFHLNNNEMTGKLPSALGKCTNLITIDLKSNNFSGELTKVNFSNLPNLRTLDLYFNQFNGTVPESIYSCSNLTALRLANNNFAGQLSPNVSNLKYLAFMSLTKNYFQNITNTLHILQRCRNLTTLIIAYNFRGEIMPEDDNIDGFENLQFLSIGGCQLFGQIPLWISKLASLEVLVLSGNQLNGLIPSWIKTLTKLFYLDISNNNLTGGIPTALMDMPMLKSENTEAHLDQRVFELPVYAGPSLQYRVPIALRNVLDISQNKFTGEIPSEIGQLKALLALNFSFNQLTGEIPQSICNLTRLQVLDLSSNDLTGAIPAALNSLHFLSAFNISHNDLEGPIPSGGQFNTFSNSSYDDNPKLCSSIVAQKCLSSSPPPSSTNHRDKKTVLAIAFGVFFGGIAILLLVGRILVSVRMRSFTAKNRRENNKDAESTSFYSSSEQTLVMMRMPRGKGDESKLKFTDILKATNNFDKENVIGCGGYGLVYKAELADGSKLAIKKLNSEMCLMEREFSAEVDALSMAQHENLVPLWGYCIQGNSRFLIYSYMENGSLDDWLHNSYDDASSFLDWPTRLKIAQGASLGLSYIHDVCNPQIVHRDIKSSNILLDKEFKAYVADFGLARLILPNQTHVSTELAGTMGYIPPEYGQSWVATLRGDMYSFGVVLLELLTGMRPVPILSTSKELVPWVLEMKSEGKQVEVLDPALRGTGCEEQMLKVLEAACKCVNHNQFMRPTIMEVVSCLDSIDADLQM from the exons ATGTCAGCTTCAACCAGCTTAACGGAACGCTCGATGAGATGCCATCTTCAACCCCTGCTCGGCCTCTGCAG TGGCAATATACCCCCAGGACTTGGTGATTGCTCCAGGCTGAGAGAGCTCAGAGCCGGCTACAACAACCTCAGTGGAACACTCCCAGATGAACTCTTCAATGCTACCTCATTGGAATACCTTTCTTTTCCCAACAATCATTTACATGGAATTCTTGCTGATACACACATATTCAACCTCAGAAATCTCGAAACCCTTGATCTTGGAGGGAACAAATTCAGTGGAGAGATTCCGGATTCTATCGGCCAGCTTGAGGAACTGAAGGAGTTCCATTTGAACAACAACGAAATGACAGGGAAGCTTCCATCAGCTCTGGGCAAATGCACAAATCTGATAACGATAGACCTGAAGAGCAACAATTTTAGCGGAGAACTTACCAAAGTCAATTTCTCCAACTTGCCGAATCTACGAACTTTAGATCTTTACTTCAACCAATTCAATGGCACAGTTCCAGAAAGCATATACTCCTGCAGCAATCTGACCGCACTGCGGCTAGCAAACAATAACTTtgctgggcagctttcaccaaatgTAAGCAATCTGAAGTACCTCGCCTTCATGTCACTTACAAAAAACTATTTTCAGAATATCACAAATACACTTCACATTCTTCAGAGGTGCAGGAACCTTACCACACTGATCATCGCTTACAACTTCAGAGGAGAGATCATGCCAGAGGATGACAATATTGACGGTTTTGAGAATCTTCAATTTTTGAGTATCGGAGGATGCCAATTGTTTGGACAAATTCCTCTTTGGATATCCAAGTTAGCAAGTTTAGAGGTATTAGTTTTATCTGGCAATCAACTCAATGGATTAATACCATCATGGATCAAAACCCTAACCAAACTCTTCTATCTGGACATATCAAACAACAACCTCACAGGGGGAATTCCAACAGCACTGATGGATATGCCAATGCTAAAGTCAGAGAATACTGAAGCCCATTTAGACCAAAGGGTTTTTGAACTACCTGTTTATGCAGGTCCATCACTTCAATATCGTGTACCTATTGCTTTGCGTAATGTGCTGGATATAAGCCAAAATAAATTCACTGGTGAGATCCCCTCCGAGATAGGCCAGTTGAAAGCCCTCCTTGCACTCAATTTCAGCTTCAATCAGCTCACAGGAGAAATCCCACAATCAATATGCAACCTCACAAGATTGCAGGTGCTAGATTTGTCTAGCAATGATCTCACAGGTGCAATCCCAGCTGCATTAAATAGTCTGCACTTCCTTTCAGCATTCAACATTTCTCACAATGACCTTGAAGGGCCTATTCCATCTGGAGGCCAGTTTAATACTTTTTCGAATTCTAGTTATGATGATAATCCAAAGCTCTGCAGCTCCATTGTAGCCCAAAAATGCCTTTCATCCTCACCACCTCCGTCCTCCACCAATCACCGAGATAAGAAGACTGTTCTTGCAATTGCATTTGGTGTGTTTTTTGGAGGCATTGCTATACTTTTGTTGGTTGGGCGCATCCTTGTCTCCGTCAGGATGAGGAGTTTTACAGCAAAAAACAGAAGGGAGAACAACAAAGATGCTGAATCAACTTCATTCTACTCCAGTTCAGAGCAAACATTAGTGATGATGCGGATGCCACGGGGCAAGGGAGACGAAAGCAAGCTTAAATTCACTGACATTTTGAAGGCTACAAATAATTTTGACAAGGAGAATGTCATCGGATGTGGAGGTTATGGATTAGTCTACAAGGCAGAGCTAGCTGATGGCTCCAAGCTGGCAATAAAGAAGCTCAATAGTGAAATGTGTCTGATGGAAAGGGAGTTCAGTGCAGAGGTTGACGCACTTTCCATGGCACAACATGAAAATCTTGTACCACTGTGGGGTTACTGCATCCAGGGAAACTCAAGGTTTCTCATATATTCCTACATGGAAAATGGCAGCCTGGATGATTGGCTTCACAACAGTTATGATGATGCTAGCTCGTTTCTTGACTGGCCGACTCGGCTCAAGATCGCACAGGGAGCAAGCCTAGGCCTGTCTTATATCCATGATGTCTGCAACCCTCAAATTGTTCACCGGGACATCAAATCCAGTAACATCCTACTGGACAAAGAATTTAAAGCATATGTTGCCGATTTTGGGCTAGCCAGATTGATCCTTCCCAACCAAACTCATGTTTCAACTGAACTGGCCGGCACAATGGGTTACATACCTCCCGAGTATGGACAATCATGGGTTGCTACATTGAGAGGCGATATGTACAGTTTCGGAGTAGTCCTACTTGAGCTTCTCACTGGGATGCGACCTGTTCCAATCCTATCCACATCAAAAGAGCTAGTCCCATGGGTGCTGGAGATGAAGTCTGAGGGAAAGCAAGTTGAGGTCCTTGATCCAGCACTTCGAGGTACAGGATGCGAAGAGCAAATGCTGAAGGTGCTTGAAGCCGCTTGCAAATGTGTCAACCATAACCAATTCATGAGGCCAACTATCATGGAAGTAGTCTCTTGCCTAGACAGTATAGACGCTGATCTGCAGATGTAA